One genomic region from Osmerus mordax isolate fOsmMor3 chromosome 4, fOsmMor3.pri, whole genome shotgun sequence encodes:
- the ptpn5 gene encoding LOW QUALITY PROTEIN: tyrosine-protein phosphatase non-receptor type 5 (The sequence of the model RefSeq protein was modified relative to this genomic sequence to represent the inferred CDS: substituted 1 base at 1 genomic stop codon) — translation MDERDESHSVAKETDGNTMPRLSTSLTEDSVFRPEDSSGPLRPGDGPPGVVEGPPGARSPQREPAKMWRHKLHMAVMGLHWTAVVCILSQMTGFWAFFLVDGNDPFMSMYKALQLIDFYLGLLLSFNPMLGLMXQSMNLMVEVGKTKNYWVLQATVGVGLALFVFMVRHLVHSLCSGAPWLSPVAVDQGDRRQSVSRQPSFTLSEWTDAQDELMDLEPVPQTPQTPQTPVFEVGADTRTDAEAATLSVTPVGLQERRGSNVSLTLDMCTPGCTEPYGYGAQLSPKDQSAKEYLREGTHTLTPTQLHSRAMDDQSLQAEFYETPMNFVDPKEYSYPGLVRKNRYKTILPNTHSRVILQSEEEDFLSSYINANYLKGYGGEERAYIATQGPTVNTVGDFWRMVWQERCPLIVMITNLEEKNEKCAEYWPEDTVTHEGIEIKVVTVTQEDDYSLRVFTLKCGEEVRCLHQYWYTSWPDQKTPDKAPPLLELVQEVERAREDAPATSGPVIVHCSAGIGRTGCFIATSILCRQLRCEGVVDILKTTCQLRLDRGGMIQTCEQYQFVHHVLSLYEKQLSHTAEE, via the exons ATggatgagagggatgagagcCACTCTGTTGCCAAGGAGACGGAT GGGAACACGATGCCTCGCCTGAGCACTTCCCTGACAGAAGATTCTGTCTTCCGTCCCGAAGACTCCAGCGGTCCCCTCAGGCCAGGGGACGGGCCCCCGGGCGTGGTGGAGGGGCCCCCAGGGGCACGGAGCCCCCAGAGAGAGCCAGCCAAGATGTGGAGGCACAAGCTCCACATGGCTGTCATGGGGCTGCACTGGACTGCGGTGGTTTGCATCCTCTCCCAGATGACT ggGTTCTGGGCTTTCTTCCTCGTAGACGGTAATGATCCCTTCATGTCCATGTACAAGGCTCTGCAGCTCATAGACTTCTATCTGGGCCTCCTGCTGTCCTTCAACCCGATGTTGGGGTTGATGTGA CAATCCATGAATCTGATGGTGGAGGTTGGAAAGACCAAGAACTATTGGGTCCTACAGGCCACCGTAGGAGTTGGGCTGGCCCTCTTTGTGTTCATGGTAAGACA CTTGGTCCACTCCCTGTGCTCCGGCGcaccctggctgtctcctgTGGCGGTGGATCAGGGGGACAGACGGCAGTCTGTGAGCCGCCAGCCCTCCTTCACCCTGTCCGAGTGGACGGACGCCCAGGACGAGTTGATGGACCTGGAGCCCGTGCCCCAGACGCCCCAGACGCCCCAGACGCCGGTGTTTGAGGTGGGCGCCGACACCAGGACAGACGCAGAGGCTGCCACCCTGAGTGTCACACCTGTGGGCCTGCAggagag GCGGGGCTCCAACGTGTCTCTGACCCTGGACATGTGCACCCCGGGCTGCACTGAGCCCTACGGCTACGGGGCCCAGCTGTCCCCCAAGGACCAGTCTGCCAAGGAGTACCTgagggagggaacacacaccctgacccccacTCAGCTCCACAGCCGGGCCATGGACGACCAGAGCCTGCAGGCCGAGTTCTAT GAGACCCCCATGAACTTCGTGGACCCCAAGGAGTACAGCTATCCTGGTCTGGTGAGGAAGAACCGCTACAAAACCATCCTGCCTA acACTCACAGCAGAGTGATCCTccagtcagaggaggaggacttCCTCAGTTCCTACATCAACGCCAACTACCTGAAG GGTTACGGAGGCGAGGAGCGGGCGTACATCGCCACCCAGGGCCCCACCGTCAACACGGTGGGGGACTTCTGGAGGATGGTGTGGCAGGAAAGATGCCCTCTCATCGTCATGATCACCAACCTGGAGGAGAAGAATGAG AAATGTGCAGAGTACTGGCCCGAAGACACTGTGACCCACGAGGGCATCGAGATCAAGGTTGTCACGGTAACCCAAGAAGATGACTACAGCCTGCGGGTGTTCACTCTGAAG tgcggaGAGGAGGTGCGCTGTCTCCATCAGTACTGGTACACCTCCTGGCCCGATCAAAAGACGCCAGACAAAGCCCCGCCCCTTCTGGAGCTGGTACAGGAAGTGGAGCGGGCCAGAGAGGATGCCCCGGCCACCAGCGGTCCTGTCATCGTTCACTGCAG tgcTGGGATTGGCCGAACGGGCTGCTTCATTGCCACCTCCATCTTGTGTAGGCAGctgaggtgtgagggtgtggtcGACATACTGAAGACCACGTGTCAGCTCCGCCTCGACAG GGGCGGGATGATTCAGACCTGCGAGCAGTACCAGTTTGTGCACCATGTTCTCAGTCTGTATGAGAAGCAGCTGTCACACACTGCTGAGGAGTag